Proteins from a genomic interval of uncultured Desulfuromusa sp.:
- a CDS encoding glutamate synthase subunit beta, translating to MGDPRGFIKHGRRDKTLQPVHSRLQNFDEHYNYPSEEKVKTQAARCMDCGVPFCMTGCPLGNLIPEWNDLVYRGQWKQALTALHATNNFPEFTGRVCPAPCETSCVLGINEPPVTIKLHEVSIVDKGFEEGWIRPHPPTHRTGKSVAIIGGGPAGLACAQQLNRAGHNVTVVEKSDRAGGLLMYGIPHYKLWKQRVQRRIDLLVAEGIEFRYSCEVGKDVTFDEIKSSFDAVVLATGAEEPRDLPVEGRELKGIHFAMEFLPQQNRACWGDNNVAALHPRQRLVNAKGKKVIVIGGGDTGSDCIGTSMRQGATSVFNFELLEHPPAERSPNNPWPQWSRIMRVSTSVEEMHVLGGDVYYEIMTTRFIGRDKNVTGLETVKVKWENGRPEKIPGSEQIWKCDLVLLAMGFLGPRSGLIKQVGCETDQRSNIVTNPKTRMSSVNGVFAAGDCRRGQSLVVWAISEGREIARCVDEYLTGNESLLPQVRLEPFDY from the coding sequence ATGGGTGATCCACGTGGATTTATAAAGCATGGCCGTCGTGATAAGACACTACAACCGGTCCACTCACGGCTGCAAAATTTTGACGAGCACTATAATTACCCCAGCGAGGAAAAGGTTAAAACGCAAGCAGCCCGCTGCATGGATTGTGGTGTCCCTTTCTGCATGACCGGCTGCCCGTTGGGGAATCTCATTCCTGAGTGGAACGACCTGGTCTATCGCGGTCAATGGAAACAAGCTTTGACTGCCTTGCATGCCACCAATAACTTTCCGGAATTTACCGGCCGAGTCTGTCCGGCACCATGCGAAACCTCCTGTGTTCTCGGAATTAATGAACCACCTGTGACAATAAAACTTCACGAAGTATCCATTGTCGATAAGGGTTTTGAGGAAGGATGGATTCGTCCTCACCCCCCAACTCATCGGACCGGAAAGAGCGTCGCTATCATCGGCGGTGGCCCTGCCGGTCTGGCCTGTGCCCAACAGCTCAATCGTGCTGGACACAACGTAACCGTGGTGGAAAAATCCGACCGCGCCGGCGGTCTGCTGATGTATGGCATCCCTCACTATAAATTATGGAAACAGAGGGTCCAGCGTCGTATTGATCTGCTTGTAGCAGAAGGGATTGAATTCCGCTATTCCTGTGAAGTCGGCAAAGATGTCACTTTTGACGAAATCAAAAGCTCATTTGATGCTGTCGTGCTTGCCACTGGTGCAGAAGAACCAAGAGACCTTCCTGTTGAAGGGCGGGAATTGAAAGGTATTCACTTCGCAATGGAGTTTCTACCGCAGCAGAATCGGGCTTGCTGGGGAGACAACAACGTTGCAGCACTGCACCCCAGACAGAGACTTGTCAACGCTAAAGGGAAAAAAGTCATTGTCATCGGTGGTGGGGATACCGGTTCAGATTGCATCGGGACATCAATGCGCCAGGGCGCAACCAGTGTCTTCAACTTTGAGCTGCTGGAACATCCTCCAGCTGAACGCAGTCCCAACAACCCCTGGCCCCAGTGGTCACGCATAATGCGCGTCAGTACCTCGGTAGAAGAAATGCACGTTTTGGGCGGTGATGTCTACTACGAGATCATGACGACCCGCTTCATAGGCCGAGACAAAAACGTGACTGGCCTGGAAACCGTCAAGGTCAAGTGGGAAAACGGCCGTCCAGAAAAAATCCCGGGAAGTGAGCAGATCTGGAAATGTGATCTGGTCCTTCTGGCCATGGGCTTTCTCGGACCTCGTTCAGGACTTATAAAACAAGTCGGTTGCGAAACCGATCAGCGTTCCAACATCGTCACCAATCCTAAGACCAGGATGAGTTCCGTCAACGGAGTTTTTGCTGCCGGAGACTGTCGCCGTGGTCAAAGCCTGGTGGTCTGGGCCATCAGTGAGGGTCGTGAGATCGCCAGATGTGTCGATGAATATCTGACCGGAAATGAAAGTTTACTTCCTCAGGTCCGACTGGAGCCTTTCGACTATTAA
- the gltB gene encoding glutamate synthase large subunit, translating to MTNHIGMPPAQGLYDPANEHDNCGVGFIANIKGKKSHSIVKRGIEILYNLTHRGAVGADPLDGDGAGLMIQIPDTYYQEVCDFELPAGGDYSAGMVFLPTDQSRREACMAILDQELIRVGCNVLGWREIQTDSSGIGRNARSVEPRVLQIFVGRGEVEPSRFELMLYLARKRAENQIRNDKLSGDEMFYVCSLSSRTILYKGMLLSEQLNTFYPELDDERLVSAIAFVHQRYSTNTFPTWDLAQPFRYIAHNGEINTLRGNINRMRARTALFAHLDLADGVGDLDPVIIEGSSDTACLDNALELLVVTGRSLAHSLAMLVPEAWVSKAHLRPEVKGFFEYHATMMEPWDGPANIVACDGQQVVAILDRNGLRPARYWVTSDDEIIYASEAGVLDIPPENILRKERLAPGKMILVDVITGEFKEDHEIKGDLAAEQPYASWVREHLIRLDDLPAPATKRVPSLSELRRTQGSFGYTLEEMRVVMAPMAINGQEPVGSMGTDTPVAVLSKHSKLLYWYFKQLFAQITNPPIDPLREEIVMSLTQYLGPARNILMPGPEHCEMLELDHPIVTNDVLEQLRHSDIQNFRGTTLSTLFDATQGPEALEKRLEALFAEAEEAVDAGRTILVLSDRGVCADKAPIPALLALSGIHHHLIRASKRSQCSLVIETGEARDVHHFALLLGYGATAINPYLAFETLQDMVSQGMLPGQDGNDQADEETDILHHYSKNYIKAIGKGLLKVFSKMGISTLQSYCSAQIFEIVGLNQEFTAKYFPGTASRIGGASLLEVATESLMRHRLAYAEQIDRHRNLDRGSEYSWRREGEAHLMNPEVIALLQHAVRAGSREDYKRFSAQVDNQSERLCTLRGLFKFKPQNQPIPLEDVEPVSDIVKRFCTGAMSLGSISPEAHETLAIAMNQLGGKSNTGEGGEDPRRFTPDANGDLRRSAIKQVASGRFGVTPHYLVNADELQIKIAQGAKPGEGGQLPGHKVSDYIGELRYSVPGVTLISPPPHHDIYSIEDLAQLIFDLKNCNPKADITVKLVSEVGVGTVAAGVSKGHAERVIIAGYDGGTGASPTSSIKHAGIPWEIGLAETQQTLVLNDLRGRIIVQTDGQLRTGRDVVIAALLGAEEYAFATVALVTIGCVMMRKCHLNTCPVGVATQDKAMRAKFNGKPEHVINYFTFLAEEVRELLAELGVKSLDDLIGQTQYLEMDAAIKHWKNQGLDYSRILTKPDVDKDVSTRRLQGQEHGLEKQLDNQLIELAKPALERQEAVDIKLSIRNSDRTFATMLSGQIAMLHGRQGLPEGTINIHLTGIAGQSFGAFLAPGIDLRLIGEANDYVGKGMAGGQISIRPDPKASFVWQENSIIGNTVLYGATGGEAYFAGKAGERFCVRNSGATAVVEGTGDHGCEYMTGGRVICLGRTGRNFAAGMSGGFAYVLDDDNRFRRRCNPAMIDLELMGIEDDDAEWLRQTISKHHSLTGSPRAADILANWDDYLPRFVRVFPREYRRALTEKAAQAEKEKESIHG from the coding sequence ATGACAAATCATATCGGTATGCCACCCGCACAGGGCCTATACGATCCAGCTAACGAGCATGACAACTGCGGTGTCGGTTTTATCGCCAACATCAAGGGTAAAAAAAGCCATAGTATCGTCAAACGTGGCATCGAAATTCTCTACAATCTCACTCATCGAGGTGCTGTTGGAGCGGATCCACTAGATGGTGACGGCGCCGGACTGATGATCCAGATACCGGACACGTACTATCAGGAGGTCTGTGATTTTGAGTTGCCTGCCGGAGGTGATTACAGTGCCGGTATGGTCTTCCTGCCCACGGATCAAAGTCGTCGTGAAGCTTGCATGGCGATTCTGGATCAGGAGCTCATCCGTGTTGGCTGCAACGTTCTTGGCTGGCGCGAAATTCAGACCGATAGCAGCGGCATCGGTCGCAATGCGCGTTCTGTAGAACCCCGGGTCTTGCAGATTTTCGTCGGTCGCGGTGAAGTGGAGCCCTCACGCTTTGAACTGATGCTCTACCTGGCCCGCAAACGGGCAGAAAATCAGATTCGCAACGACAAGCTTTCCGGCGATGAAATGTTCTACGTCTGTTCTCTTTCAAGTCGCACTATCCTTTACAAAGGGATGCTGCTCTCCGAACAGTTGAATACTTTTTATCCTGAACTGGATGATGAGCGTCTCGTCAGTGCCATCGCTTTTGTTCATCAACGCTACAGCACCAACACGTTTCCAACATGGGACCTGGCACAGCCATTTCGCTACATAGCTCACAATGGTGAAATCAATACTCTGCGCGGCAATATTAACCGTATGCGCGCACGGACGGCGCTGTTCGCTCATCTTGATCTTGCTGATGGCGTCGGCGACCTCGACCCGGTCATCATTGAAGGCAGCTCTGATACCGCCTGTCTTGATAATGCCCTTGAATTGCTGGTAGTCACTGGCCGCAGTTTGGCCCATTCGCTGGCGATGCTGGTTCCTGAAGCCTGGGTGTCTAAAGCCCACCTGCGGCCAGAGGTGAAAGGGTTTTTCGAATATCATGCGACGATGATGGAACCCTGGGACGGCCCGGCAAATATTGTCGCCTGTGATGGTCAACAGGTCGTTGCAATTCTCGATCGCAACGGCTTACGCCCGGCCCGCTACTGGGTCACCAGTGATGATGAGATCATTTATGCCTCGGAAGCCGGGGTTCTGGATATCCCACCGGAGAATATTCTGCGGAAAGAGCGGTTAGCTCCCGGCAAGATGATTCTGGTCGATGTTATCACCGGCGAATTCAAAGAAGATCACGAAATCAAAGGGGATCTCGCCGCAGAGCAGCCTTATGCTTCGTGGGTACGCGAGCATCTGATCAGACTTGATGACCTCCCTGCACCAGCAACCAAACGTGTCCCCAGCCTCAGTGAGTTACGTCGCACCCAGGGCAGCTTTGGTTATACCCTGGAAGAAATGCGTGTCGTTATGGCGCCAATGGCCATCAATGGTCAGGAACCTGTCGGTTCTATGGGCACCGATACTCCGGTTGCGGTCCTGTCAAAACACAGTAAGTTACTCTACTGGTACTTCAAGCAACTTTTCGCCCAGATCACCAATCCACCGATTGACCCTCTGCGTGAAGAGATCGTTATGAGCCTGACCCAGTATCTGGGACCGGCACGGAATATTCTGATGCCCGGACCGGAACATTGCGAGATGCTGGAACTGGATCATCCTATCGTCACCAATGACGTATTAGAGCAGCTCCGCCATAGTGATATTCAAAACTTCCGCGGCACCACGCTGAGCACCCTTTTTGATGCAACGCAAGGACCTGAAGCGTTGGAAAAGCGTCTGGAAGCTCTATTTGCCGAGGCGGAAGAAGCTGTCGATGCCGGTCGCACGATTCTGGTGCTATCCGACCGTGGTGTCTGTGCTGACAAAGCTCCCATTCCAGCTCTGTTGGCATTGTCCGGAATCCATCATCACCTGATCCGGGCCTCCAAACGAAGTCAGTGCTCCCTGGTGATTGAAACCGGTGAGGCGCGCGATGTCCACCACTTTGCCCTGTTGCTTGGTTACGGAGCAACCGCGATCAATCCATATCTTGCTTTTGAGACTTTGCAGGACATGGTAAGTCAAGGAATGCTCCCCGGTCAGGACGGTAATGATCAAGCTGACGAAGAAACCGACATCCTTCACCATTACAGTAAAAACTATATCAAGGCGATCGGTAAGGGGCTTCTAAAAGTCTTTTCCAAAATGGGAATCAGCACTTTGCAAAGCTACTGCAGTGCCCAGATTTTCGAAATTGTCGGCCTCAATCAGGAGTTCACGGCCAAATACTTCCCCGGGACCGCCAGCCGTATCGGTGGTGCAAGCCTGCTTGAGGTTGCAACCGAAAGTCTGATGCGGCACCGTCTCGCTTATGCCGAACAGATTGATCGTCACCGTAACCTTGATCGTGGGTCCGAGTACTCCTGGCGGCGAGAAGGAGAAGCCCACCTGATGAACCCGGAAGTCATCGCCCTGCTACAGCATGCCGTGCGTGCCGGCAGCCGCGAAGATTACAAACGGTTTTCAGCACAGGTCGATAATCAAAGTGAACGTCTCTGTACCTTGCGCGGTCTGTTCAAATTCAAACCGCAAAATCAACCGATTCCCCTTGAGGACGTTGAACCCGTTAGTGATATCGTCAAACGCTTCTGTACCGGGGCGATGAGCCTTGGTTCCATTTCTCCTGAAGCCCACGAAACACTGGCTATTGCCATGAACCAGCTCGGTGGCAAGTCCAACACCGGCGAGGGAGGAGAAGATCCGCGCCGTTTTACCCCGGATGCCAACGGTGACCTGCGCCGTAGCGCAATCAAACAGGTGGCTTCGGGACGTTTTGGGGTCACCCCGCATTATCTGGTCAATGCTGACGAGTTACAGATCAAAATAGCTCAGGGAGCCAAGCCCGGCGAAGGGGGACAGCTTCCGGGACACAAGGTCAGCGATTACATTGGCGAACTCCGCTACAGTGTTCCGGGTGTGACGTTAATTTCACCACCGCCGCATCATGATATCTATTCGATCGAAGATTTGGCCCAACTGATTTTCGATCTGAAAAACTGTAACCCAAAAGCTGATATTACCGTAAAGCTGGTGAGTGAAGTCGGCGTCGGCACCGTTGCCGCCGGGGTCAGTAAAGGTCACGCGGAACGTGTTATCATCGCCGGTTATGACGGTGGAACCGGAGCTTCACCAACATCTTCAATTAAACACGCCGGAATTCCATGGGAAATCGGCTTGGCGGAAACGCAACAGACATTGGTTCTCAACGACTTGCGTGGCCGGATTATCGTCCAGACTGACGGACAGCTGCGCACCGGGCGTGATGTGGTTATCGCTGCCCTGCTCGGAGCTGAGGAATATGCTTTCGCGACCGTCGCACTGGTGACCATTGGCTGTGTGATGATGCGCAAATGTCACCTCAACACCTGCCCTGTCGGTGTCGCCACCCAGGACAAAGCGATGCGTGCCAAGTTCAACGGTAAACCCGAACATGTCATCAACTATTTCACCTTTCTCGCTGAAGAGGTTCGCGAACTTCTTGCAGAGCTGGGCGTAAAAAGTCTCGATGACCTGATTGGTCAAACCCAGTATCTGGAAATGGATGCTGCCATTAAACATTGGAAGAATCAGGGCCTCGACTATTCCCGCATCCTGACAAAACCAGACGTTGATAAAGATGTTTCCACCCGTCGCCTGCAAGGCCAGGAACATGGGCTGGAAAAGCAACTGGACAATCAACTTATCGAACTGGCAAAGCCCGCTCTTGAGCGGCAGGAAGCGGTGGATATCAAGCTGTCCATTCGCAACTCCGACCGTACTTTCGCAACCATGCTCTCAGGTCAGATCGCAATGTTACATGGCCGCCAAGGCTTGCCTGAAGGGACCATCAATATTCATCTGACCGGAATTGCCGGGCAGAGTTTTGGAGCATTCCTCGCTCCCGGTATCGACCTGCGACTTATCGGCGAAGCGAATGACTACGTCGGAAAAGGGATGGCCGGTGGACAAATCAGCATCCGTCCTGACCCAAAAGCATCCTTTGTCTGGCAGGAAAATTCAATTATCGGCAATACCGTCCTGTATGGTGCGACCGGTGGTGAAGCATACTTTGCCGGGAAAGCCGGCGAACGTTTTTGTGTTCGTAACTCCGGTGCTACTGCAGTTGTTGAAGGAACCGGTGACCACGGTTGCGAATACATGACCGGAGGTCGCGTTATCTGTCTGGGCCGCACCGGCCGCAATTTTGCAGCAGGGATGTCAGGTGGTTTCGCTTACGTTCTGGATGATGATAACCGCTTCCGCCGTCGCTGTAATCCAGCAATGATTGATCTGGAACTGATGGGAATTGAAGATGATGATGCCGAATGGTTGCGGCAGACCATCAGTAAACATCACAGCCTGACTGGTTCACCGCGAGCGGCTGATATTCTTGCAAACTGGGATGACTATCTCCCCCGCTTTGTCCGGGTTTTCCCCCGCGAATACCGTCGGGCGCTGACCGAAAAGGCCGCCCAGGCTGAAAAAGAGAAGGAGTCCATCCATGGGTGA
- a CDS encoding MBL fold metallo-hydrolase produces MKPKFPFRNLIPTFFAGLIDDPLLLIRSRPDGRHLLFDCGQVHHLAKRTFTHLDAIFISHAHMDHWMGIDSVIRQLIASARTVHIFGPPGIAERMEHKLSGYDWNLTEDYWCSFQVHEVHRDTIESSVFPGPQGFHRQTGEVISRNNRVIYQTPYLQVQAETCDHQIDSLIFRINESPAYAIDRQKLESLDLVPGPWLGELKKRYLAGKVDSTPLEVLTLQNGCASPLMVEDVAELFAQLMISRPQRSIGYISDINFSQENRKTIFQFMAGVDLLFCECTFLTADKVRAHASNHLCSEDINLLLEELCPAYFLPMHLSRSYSRRSSELYSELNPPPETQILQIPLQITPRPLLAAEISWQVNFNPEK; encoded by the coding sequence ATGAAACCAAAATTTCCTTTTCGTAACCTCATCCCCACCTTTTTCGCAGGATTGATTGATGACCCACTCCTGCTGATCCGCTCCCGTCCCGATGGGCGTCACCTGTTATTTGACTGCGGTCAGGTTCATCATCTCGCCAAACGCACATTCACCCACCTTGATGCCATTTTTATCAGTCATGCCCATATGGATCATTGGATGGGCATTGACAGCGTGATTCGTCAACTGATTGCTTCAGCCCGAACCGTCCATATTTTTGGCCCACCGGGGATTGCGGAACGAATGGAGCATAAACTATCCGGATATGATTGGAATCTGACCGAGGACTACTGGTGCAGTTTTCAGGTCCATGAAGTTCACCGGGACACCATAGAAAGTAGCGTTTTCCCCGGCCCACAAGGGTTTCATCGCCAGACCGGTGAGGTCATCAGCAGGAATAATCGGGTTATTTATCAAACTCCCTACCTTCAAGTCCAAGCGGAAACCTGTGACCATCAGATAGATAGTTTGATTTTTCGTATCAACGAAAGTCCTGCCTATGCCATTGATCGACAAAAGCTTGAATCTCTGGATTTGGTTCCGGGCCCCTGGCTGGGAGAACTGAAAAAACGCTATCTCGCCGGAAAAGTCGACTCAACACCACTGGAAGTTTTAACCCTGCAGAATGGATGCGCAAGCCCCCTTATGGTTGAGGATGTTGCCGAACTGTTTGCACAGCTGATGATTTCCCGACCACAAAGATCCATCGGCTATATCAGTGATATTAACTTCAGTCAGGAAAACCGAAAGACCATCTTCCAATTTATGGCGGGAGTCGACCTGTTGTTCTGTGAATGCACTTTTTTAACAGCAGATAAAGTCCGTGCGCACGCCTCAAATCACCTGTGCTCCGAAGACATCAATCTCCTGCTGGAAGAACTGTGTCCTGCATATTTCTTACCGATGCATCTGTCTCGCAGTTACAGTCGCCGCAGCAGCGAACTCTACAGTGAATTGAACCCACCCCCAGAAACCCAAATCCTCCAAATTCCATTACAGATAACCCCCCGACCATTGCTGGCGGCTGAGATTTCCTGGCAGGTAAATTTTAACCCGGAAAAATGA
- a CDS encoding LysR substrate-binding domain-containing protein — MRPCLPTELLVTFVAIVNRGKFSLAAEDVNRTQSAVSMQIKKLEELVGSPLLQRNRRDISLTSAGEMLLSYARKILQLNEEAVAKLASPGLFGKVRIGVPEEYAERFLPKILASFANDHPNVRVEITCDLSTQLRVLIQKQQLDIALATSGVLEPEAKLLKRPPLVWVTSDQHFQHEKKPLPLALSVGDCYCKDLALKALKDAAIDYWIAFSSKSTLGLMSAVKAGLAVTVSNGGVQQEGLRQLGEAEGFPVLPVTYLALHRNPSSNNAAADSLAEYLYRAFTEK; from the coding sequence ATGAGACCATGCCTACCGACCGAGTTATTGGTGACATTTGTCGCCATTGTAAATCGCGGAAAATTCAGCTTGGCTGCCGAGGACGTCAATCGCACTCAATCAGCCGTCAGCATGCAGATTAAAAAGCTGGAAGAGCTGGTCGGCTCCCCCCTGTTGCAACGAAACCGGCGCGACATCTCGTTGACTTCTGCTGGAGAAATGCTGCTGAGTTATGCCCGCAAAATTCTGCAACTCAATGAAGAAGCCGTGGCCAAGCTTGCTTCTCCGGGACTTTTCGGTAAGGTCAGAATCGGTGTGCCTGAAGAATATGCTGAGAGGTTTTTACCGAAGATTCTTGCCTCATTTGCAAACGACCACCCCAATGTTCGCGTGGAAATAACCTGTGATCTCAGTACGCAGCTCAGGGTGCTGATTCAAAAACAACAGCTTGATATCGCCTTGGCGACTTCGGGCGTGCTGGAACCAGAGGCGAAGCTGCTGAAAAGGCCCCCTCTCGTCTGGGTGACATCGGACCAACATTTTCAGCACGAGAAAAAGCCGCTTCCCCTGGCTCTTTCCGTCGGTGATTGTTATTGCAAAGATTTGGCTCTCAAAGCTCTGAAGGACGCGGCCATTGATTACTGGATTGCTTTCAGTTCGAAAAGCACTCTTGGCCTGATGTCCGCGGTTAAGGCCGGACTGGCTGTTACCGTGTCTAATGGCGGGGTTCAACAGGAAGGGTTGCGACAGCTTGGCGAGGCAGAGGGATTTCCGGTCCTGCCCGTGACATACCTTGCTTTACATCGAAATCCATCCAGCAATAACGCGGCGGCCGATTCTCTCGCCGAGTATTTATATCGCGCTTTTACAGAAAAGTAG
- a CDS encoding MFS transporter — translation MTNLHRKTSPPETNKFLVPAGLMIVAVTYGFARYGYGLFLPEIQQDLALSVEIMGMIAGASSAGAIVATIAGANLSEKFGSRLPVLLGGSTAFLGMLVMAISHTPIVLAVGAILAGTSPGLAYAPLADAIAALIAPPKQNRAFAIINSGTSLGVIISGPAALLAGANWRFAWLGFAFAALLATAWNASILPGWAKQNKKQTAGWNMKLRLPSLHSASLLFGLSTGVYWTFAVDLLVDQGGLPGDWSRLFWIIIGVCGISGGFAGHLITRIGLRPALRFAQLMISAAILLPGIFPTLLTTSLLSAITFGAAFILVSGLLGIWSIKIYHDCPSAGISVLFFLVAIGQLLGPVMAGYVSGMLSMPFAFLAAGVLSLAGMLFAPAADADCSPNA, via the coding sequence ATGACCAATTTGCATCGAAAAACATCTCCGCCTGAGACGAACAAATTCCTGGTTCCGGCCGGTTTGATGATCGTTGCCGTCACATACGGGTTTGCCCGCTATGGATACGGGCTTTTCCTTCCCGAAATCCAGCAAGACCTGGCGCTTTCCGTCGAGATCATGGGCATGATTGCCGGGGCATCCTCTGCCGGGGCGATTGTCGCAACAATCGCTGGTGCCAACCTTTCCGAGAAGTTCGGCTCGCGCTTACCGGTGTTGCTGGGTGGGTCAACCGCGTTTTTAGGAATGCTGGTCATGGCCATCAGCCACACACCGATTGTCCTCGCTGTCGGTGCCATTCTCGCCGGGACCAGTCCCGGTCTGGCTTATGCTCCACTTGCCGACGCCATCGCCGCGCTGATCGCTCCTCCAAAGCAAAACCGCGCATTTGCCATAATCAATTCCGGCACCAGTCTCGGCGTGATCATCTCAGGCCCCGCGGCACTGCTGGCCGGAGCAAACTGGCGTTTCGCCTGGCTGGGTTTTGCCTTTGCAGCGTTACTGGCCACGGCCTGGAACGCCTCTATCCTGCCGGGATGGGCAAAGCAAAATAAAAAGCAGACGGCCGGATGGAACATGAAGCTGCGCTTGCCGAGTCTGCACAGTGCGTCATTGTTATTCGGGCTGTCAACAGGCGTCTACTGGACCTTTGCCGTGGACCTGCTGGTTGATCAGGGTGGACTGCCCGGCGATTGGTCCAGGCTCTTCTGGATCATTATCGGTGTCTGCGGGATTTCAGGAGGTTTTGCCGGGCACTTGATCACACGTATCGGATTGAGACCGGCGTTACGCTTTGCACAACTGATGATTTCAGCAGCGATCCTGCTTCCAGGAATTTTTCCAACCCTGCTGACGACATCGTTATTGTCTGCAATCACCTTCGGTGCCGCGTTCATTCTGGTTTCAGGCTTGCTGGGAATCTGGAGCATAAAGATTTATCATGACTGTCCGTCGGCAGGAATCAGCGTGCTGTTCTTCCTGGTGGCCATCGGCCAATTGCTGGGTCCGGTCATGGCTGGCTATGTTTCCGGCATGTTGTCCATGCCCTTTGCCTTTTTGGCAGCCGGGGTGCTCTCCCTGGCGGGAATGTTGTTTGCCCCGGCCGCAGATGCGGACTGTTCCCCAAACGCATAA